DNA sequence from the Vibrio pelagius genome:
GACGAAAAAAAGGCACTAACTATATTTTATGGAACGAATTACCAATACCCAAAAAGAAAAACGCCGACAAGATCGTCGGCGTTAATGTGTAGAAGGATTACAGCTAAGTTATTAAGAACGCTCTTGTTTGGCGAGTCTGCTCGCTTTCATTCGTTTGTAGCCATCCAACACTAGCGCGATTAAGGCGAACGAGATTAATAGGTAGGTTGGTACTTCGTGAAGCGCAATGCTATCGCCAATTAACAGCCCGACAATAAAAATGAAGGTCGGCTCTACGTAACCCATTAAACCAAACAGAGATACTGGTAGCTTTGAATAAGCGAATAAGTAGAGCAGCATTGGTGTAACCGACACTATCGCAAGGCCAAGGTAATACAGGTAGGACGTGGCTGGCAGGTTCATAAAATGATCGGCTGGGTAGAGATAGAACATCGCCAAAACAACCCAAGGGAGCATCATAATGTGGTCGACGGCCAAACCAATATCGGTCGGCATTGGATTGGTTTTACGAAACATAAAGTAGACCGGATAACCCAGCGCTACTACCAATACCACCCAAGACAGACCCGATGCCAGCACATAGGTATATATTGTCCCTGCCAAAGCGAAATAACACGCCACTTTTTGAAGCTTCGTGAGGCTGTCTTTGTAATAGAAGCAACCAATCAGCACCATCACGATAGGCATGGTGAAGTAGCCTAGTGCGAGGTTCAGTGTCTCTCCATTGGCAGGAGCCCAAACGAAAAGCCAGTATTGTGGCGCAACAAGCAAGGCTGAAGTCAGGTATTTTGGCCACTTGCGCCACTGTTTCAATGCATCCCACAGCAAAGCCAGTCGCTTGGTGAAAAACAGCAAGATGAAGAACAGCATCGTGCTCCAAATAATACGCTGCACAGCCAACCAGTGACTCTCGCCACCAGAAATTAAACTTGGCCCCATATCAGGCTGTATTTGTACATAAGCAGGAATGCAAGCAAACAGCATTGAACAAAGTATCGATGCTGCCACCCCTTTTGATTGATCCGACATCAAGTGGATGTATTTATCAAATAAAGCCTTTAACTGACTCATGAACACTACCTATCGTAACTGCGCTTACAGGCTACAAGACAACAACAAAAAAGCGCTGTTATGATTCAACAGCGCTTCTCAGTATCCAATAAAAGAGCAATTGCGGATAAATCTGATTCTTTAATTGGTTTGGCGCATTGAATATCACTGCTCATTAAAGAATGCAATCATTAGGTATCTGATAGCTTAAGATTTAACAAAGGTTGTTCACAAGATCACGACAAACAAAAGAGTCCTCTGCTTTTCTGATCAATAGCGAGTTAACAATCACGAACTGCTGTAGCGCGCTCTCATTAGCCATTGATTCATAAAATAAATATTACTTAATGGAGTTCATTAACTTCATCGACTATTTGGCCAACGTACTTAAAAACTCGGCTTCAAACTCTTCATCAGCTTCGCGAGTTAAGCACGCCACCAGCCAGTCGATACTGTCATGGTCGAGCTTACTATTGACCACAAAAGCCTGCTTCACGCCGAATTGATCCAACTTGGCAGAGCCATAGTTCTTGAATGATTTATTGCCGTGATAGTGCAGCGACTTAATCGCATCGGCGTCAGATTCTGGTAGTGCTTCAAGGGTGTTGGCTAGTTGAATCACCAACTCCATTGAGTTCTTAGATGAAGATATGCGATACAAAAAGCCGCCCTCCACTCTTTGCCTTACCCAGTAATCAAACCCGCTGCAATCCATTACCTTGTCACTCACCAGTGCCGCTTCACTGCGATAACCGCATGGCTCCACTATGACTGGAGTGTGCTTGAATTCCGGCTGACCGGATGCGGCATCGGTATGAGGCAGAATCAGGTCGCACGGCTTGCTGTCTTTCGCTGTTGGGGCGTTCCAGTGAATAGGCATAAACACTTGTTCGCGGCGCATCTCTTTGGTGACGACTAAACGCGCTTGGCACTCCCCTTGTGCGCTGCGTACTCTCACCACTGGGTTGACGGTCGCATGGTTGAAAGCATCTAAGCCAAACTCATCGAGGTTTAATTCGGCAACCGTGTCTGGATGCATGGCTACGAACGGTTCAGGTGTATGTTCGCCCAAGCCTGCTGCCAAACCAGTGCGGCTCATGGTATGCCATTGATCTCGGATACGCCCCGTGTTCATAATGAGTGGGAACTCGACACTGGTATCGGCAATCGGTTTGTCATGCTCAACCGCGATGAACTGCGCTTTGCCCGATTCGGTAAAGAACTCCCCATCGGTAAACATACGCTGCTCGATGATGTCTGGTTGGTACTCCAGCACCGGCCACTGCTGTGGGGTGAGTTCGCCATAGCCTTTTTCATCGAGTTTGGTTAGTCCAATCAAACACAAATCGCGTGCTTTGCCTGTTTCATTACCAAGTGCAGTCATCTCGCAATACTCTTTGAAGATCTCGCCTTCGTGTCGGTAATCAAACTGTTCTTTAAATCCCATCTTTTGCGCCACTTCTTTTAATATCCACCAATCAGGTTTGGCTTCCCCTGGGCTTGGCAATATGCGGCGTTGGCGCGAGATTCTGCGTTCAGAGTTGGTTACGGTACCCGACTTTTCACTCCAACCTTGGGCAGGCAAAACTACATCAGCTAGTCGTGTGGTTTCGGTATCGGCAATACAGTCCGACACCACAACAAATGGACATTTCTCTAATGCTGTTTTGATTTTCTCACTATCAGGCAAGCTTACAACGGGGTTTGTCGCCATGATCCACACCGCCTTTATCTTGCCGTCGTTCATAGCATCGAATAGATCAATGGCTTTTAAACCGGCATGGGTTGCTAAGTTGTCGGTCTGCCAAAACTCGCTCACGGTTTGGTGTGACTGCGGATCACCAAATTCAAAGTGCGCTGCCAACGTATTGGCTAAGCCACCTACTTCACGGCCCCCCATCGCGTTCGGTTGGCCTGTCACCGAGAATGGCCCCATACCTGTTTTACCAATTTTACCTGTCGCCAAATGGCAGTTGAGAATGGCGTTAACCTTGTCGCACCCTTGGGTAGATTGGTTTACGCCCTGAGAATAGATGGTGAGCACCTTGTCGTTGGATGCAAACAGAGAGTAGAACTGCTTGAGCTGCGCTTCAGTTAATCCTGTCAGCTCAGAAACGCTTTTGTCACCCCAGCCATTTTCGGTATAACGATATCGCGTTGCTGCTCGAATCGCTTCGGTAAAGCCTTGTGTGTGTTTTTCAATATAGTCTGGGGCGAGCTTGTCGTGATCATCGAGATACGCTAATAAGCCATTAAACAGTGCGACGTCAGAGCCCGATTCTAACGCCAAGTGGATGTCGGCAATTTCGCAAGTGTCGGTATAACGAGGGTCAATCACGATCACTTTCATTGCTGGGTTAGCTTGCTTAGCCGCACGCAGGCGTTGAAACAGAACAGGGTGACACCAAGCGAGGTTTGAGCCAGTGATCACCACCACCTCTGCTTGTTCAAGATCTTCATAACAGACTGGAACGGTATCGCTGCCAAATGCGCGTTTATGCCCTACCACACTCGAGGCCATACAGAGGCGTGAATTACTGTCGATGTTGGCGCTACCGATAAAGCCTTTCATCAGTTTGTTGGCAACATAGTAATCTTCAGTCAGAAGTTGGCCTGAAACATAAAAGGCGACCGAGTCTGGGCCATGCTCTTTGATCGCTTGGGTGAACTTGTCTGCCACCAGCTGCGACGCTTCGCCCCAAGGTAACAGCTGCTGTCCGCTTGCGACTCTTTTCATCGGTTGGGTTAAGCGGCCTATCGGCGTAACGGTATCGCCCAGTGCTGCGCCCTTAGTACACAACTTACCATAGTTCGATGGGTGCTCTTTGTCGCCACGCACTTCCAATTTACCTGAAGCCGTTGGCCTTACTTCAATGCCACAACCTACGCCACAGTAAGCACACGTTGATTTGATCCAATCCTTGTTTGAACTCATCACTCTTCCCTCGTGCAATGTTCTTTTTTATCTCTTCCACCGGAGTAATCAGAAAGCCATTTTCAGCTCCCACTCAATAGTGAAAATTTCTCTTTTTTAATAAAGCAATTTGCGCACCACTATTTAGCTCAATGAGAGACAATAAAAAACTCATTTAATTACAGCTAGTTAAAATCAATCCACATTCAAAAAGTAAGGTTAGTTAATTCCAACCGAAGAAACATTGAGATATTTGCACCATGTTGATCAATTTTGCACCACAAAGGCTCATTTTCATAAATCTCTTACTTTTAAAATCTACCACTTTAGGGGTAATTGATGTGTTTATCACTTATTTAAGGTATTGAATATATTCATTATTATTATTTTTTACGATCGCCTTTTTTATCTGGCACCCTACTTGCTGACCTAAAAACCAATAACCCAAAATTCACAGTTTTTAAGTTCATTGGAAGAACAGCAAATTACCCACCATTGAGAGTGGACTGTTTTTAGAAACGCTAGGAAGCCAGCAAAAAAGGAATTTACTATGAGCAAACAGAAAATTGTCGTCGTTGGTAATGGCATGGTTGGCCACAAATTTATCGACAACATCATTCAAGCAAACTCAGACCAATACGAAGTCATCACCTTTAGTGAAGAATCACGTCTTGCCTACGACCGTGTTCAGCTCACTGCTTACTTCAACGGTAAGTCAGCAGACGACTTGGCCCTCACTAGCGAAGCTTACTATCAAGAGAATGGCGTTAAGTACTTGGTGAATGCCAAGGTGACTGAGCTTGATACCGAAAACAAAGCGGTAGTCACCAACAGCGGTCATCGTGAAAGCTACGACAAACTGATTCTTGCTACTGGCTCATTCCCATTCGTACCGCCAATCCCGGGTAACGATCAGGAACACTGTCACGTCTACCGTACTATTGAAGACTTAGATGCGATTGAGTTTTCGAGTAAGCAGAGTAAATCGGGCGTGGTAATCGGCGGTGGCCTGCTCGGTTTAGAAGCGGCTAACGCAGTGAAAAACCTTGGTTTAGAAACCCATGTGGTCGAGTTCGCGCCTCGCTTAATGGCGGTTCAACTCGACGAAGGTGGCGGCGCACTACTACGCCGTAAAATCGAAGACTTAGGCGTACAGGTTCACACCGAGAAAGCGACCTCTGAGATTGTCGCAGGTGAAACGGCTCGCTACCGCATGAACTTTGCAGACGGCACTCATCTTGAGACCGATATGATCGTGTTCTCTGCTGGTATTCGCCCTCAAGACGCATTGGCGCGTAGTTCTGATATCGCGATTGGCGAGCGTGGCGGTATCGTGATTGATGATTACTGCCAAGCCAACATCGATGATGTCTACGCGATTGGTGAGTGCGCACTGTGGGACAACAAGATCTTCGGCTTAGTCGCTCCGGGCTACTCTATGGCGAAAGTGGCGGCTAGCCATATCCTTTCAAATGGTGAAGATGAAAGCAGCTTCACCGGTGCAGACATGAGCACCAAACTTAAACTGCTGGGCGTAGATGTAGCCAGTATCGGTGAAGTACACGGCAAAACAGAAGGCGCCCAGTCTTACACTTACAACGATGAAATCGAACAGGTATACAAACGCCTGATCATTTCTGCTGATGGCAAGAAGATCGTTGGTGCCGTGTTGGTGGGTGATGCTGAAGCTTACGGTTCACTGCTGCAAATCAAGCAAAATGACATGCCGCTGCCAGAAAACCCATCAGTTCTGATTCTTCCAAACCTTGCTGACGACTCTGGCAGCGCTATGGGGGTTGAAGCCCTTCCAGACAGCGCCGTGATCTGTTCATGTTTCGATGTAACCAAAGGCGATATCAAAGAAGCGGTTTCCGCAGGCTGCACCACAATGGCAGCACTGAAAGAGTCGACCAATGCTTCGACAGGCTGCGGTGGCTGTTCTGCCCTAGCGAAACAGGTATTGGACAGCGAACTTAGCAACCTAGGTGTTGAGGTTTCTAACGATATCTGTGAGCACTTTGCCTACTCTCGCCAAGAGCTAACCGACATTATCCGCGTCAACAAAATCAGGACATTCGATGAACTACTGGAATCTCACGGGCAAGGCTTAGGTTGTACTGTGTGTAAACCTGCGATTGGCTCTATCCTCGCCTCTTACTGGAACGACTACATCCTTGAGGATGAGCACATCGAGTTGCAAGACACCAACGACATCTACCTTGGCAACATGCAAAAAGATGGCACCTACTCTGTGGTTCCACGAATTGCCGGCGGCGAAATCACCCCAGACAGACTGATTGTGCTCGGTGAAGTAGCAAAAGAGTACAACCTCTACACCAAGATCACTGGCGGCCAACGTGTCGACCTATTTGGCGCGCAATTGAACGAACTGCCCGCTATTTGGAAAAGGTTGATTGATGCAGGCTTTGAAACCGGCCATGCCTACGGTAAATCGGTTCGTACAGTGAAGTCTTGTGTGGGCAGCACTTGGTGTCGTTATGGCGTAAACGACAGTGTCGGCCTCGCAATCAAACTAGAGAACCGCTACAAGGGCCTACGCTCACCTCACAAGATCAAATTCGCTGTATCTGGCTGTACGCGTGAATGTGCCGAAGCGCAATCAAAAGACATTGGTGTTATCGCGACCGACAAAGGCTGGAACCTATACGTGTGTGGTAACGGCGGTATGCGCCCACGTCACGCCGACCTATTCGCAACCGACCTCGACGAACAAACGCTGATTCAATACATCGACCGCGTACTGATGTTCTACACCCGTACTGCTGATCGCTTACAGCGTACCTCTGTTTGGATGGAGAACCTGGAGGGCGGCTTGGACTACCTCAAAGAAGTGGTCATTGAAGACAAACTCAATGTCGCTGCTGAACTGGAAGCGGACATCGCGCTCAACATCGAGAAGTACCAATGTGAGTGGAAGACCACCATCGAAAACCCAGCGAAAATGAAGCGCTTCCAACACTACATCAACAGTGACGAGATGGATAAGAGCTTGTCGTTCATTACCGAACGCGAACAGCGCTTCCCGAAACCAATCATCAACACTGACCACGATGCCGAGCGTACTCAAGCGCTGAATAGTTCTGAACAGATTGAAATTACGGAAGTCTCGTAGCCAGTTTGGTCGTTAGCAGGCCCTTCACTACGCAATACTCTGCTAGCGACCTTCTTTCTTTACGACCTTCATTTTTACGAAATTGAACAAAATCTAAGACTCAACAAATTGACAAGGAGACTGTCATGGAAAACTGGACCACTGTTTGTTCCCAAGAGGATCTAACGCCCAACGCGGGTGTGTGTGCCAAAGTGGCTGATCATCAAGTCGCGATCTTTTACTGCAAGCGCAGTGACAAGATTTATGGCCTTTCAAATTTCGACCCAATTGGTAAAGCCAATGTCATGTCACGTGGTATTATTGGCTCGTTAAGTGGAGAGCCGTACGTCGCTTCTCCCCTTTACAAGCAGCATTACCATCTAGAGACAGGCGCTTGTTTAGAAGAGCCTGAACACGCTCTGACTCGCTTTGAAGTGCGCAGACAAGGTAACGATATTCAAGTACTGGCACCCGAAGCGTTAGCAAACTAATCACGCATTAGGTCGTATTTCAGAATCACCCAATACCCATGCCTTAGCCGCCTATAATTAAACACTTAGGCTCGCTACGGAGTTGGCATGTGAACGGCTAGAAAAACTCTAGACACTTTCCATATTTAAAGGATTTAATACATGGATAACTCAAAATTTTCGCTGCTCTCATTCACAGGTAAGATGAAAATCTTACACCTTAGCTGGATCGCCTTTTTCATCACCTTTGTGGTTTGGTTTAACTTTGCGCCACTACTGCAAATGGTAAAAACCTCTTTAGGCTTAACCACTGAAGAGATCAAAACTCTCTTAATCTTAAACGTGGCATTAACCATTCCGGCGCGTGTCGCCATTGGTATGTTGACCGACCGCTATGGTCCAAGACTGGTCTACTCTGCCCTACTCGCTATCTGTTCGATTCCATGTTTCATGTTCGCGCTCGCTGACTCGTTCATGCAAGCAGCTATCGCACGTTTCCTACTCGGCTTCATCGGTGCTGGCTTCGTGGTTGGTATTCGCTTGGTATCTGAGTGGTTCCCACATAACGAACTGGGTACAGCAGAAGGTATCTACGGTGGTTGGGGTAACTTCGGTTCAGCTGCGGCTGCGTTCACTCTTCCTACTCTGGCACTGGTTTTCGGTGGCGAAGATGGCTGGCGTTATGCCGTGGGTGTGACAGGTGCAATGAGCCTTCTGTTCTCGGTTATCTTCTACAAAAACGTATCGGATACACCAAAAGGTTCTACTTACTTCAAACCTGCTCAAGTTACAGCGATGGAAGTAACGTCTAAGGGTGACTTTTTCTTTCTACTCATCATGAAGATCCCTATGTACGCGGCTCTTGCGCTACTGGCTTGGAAACTGTCTCCATCAGGTATCGGCATGCTATCAGACTCAGCAGTATACGGTGTGTATGCGGTACTGGCTGCGCTGTATGTGTATGAAGTATCTCAAGTTTGGAAAGTGAATAAGAACGTCTTCAAGGAAGAAGTGCCAGAGATTCATCAGTACAAATTTAAGCAAGTTGCGGTATTGAACGTGCTTTACTTCGCAACATTTGGTTCAGAGCTGGCTGTGGTTTCTATGCTGCCACTGTTCTTCTCTGAAACCTTTGAGCTAACGCCAGTTCTAGCAGGTATGGTGGCGTCGGCATACGCCTTTATGAACCTAATGTCTCGCCCAGGTGGTGGTTGGATTTCAGATAAATTTGGCCGTAAACCAACACTGCTTATCCTAACTGCAGGTCTAGCGGTGGGCTACTTTGCAATGGGTCAAGTCGACAGCACATGGCCTGTATGGTTGGCGGTTGTGGCAGCAATGGCGTGTTCTTTCTTCGTACAAGCAGGTGAAGGGGCAGTATTTGCGACAGTACCACTGATTAAGCGCCGTATGACAGGTCAAATCGCGGGTATGACGGGGGCTTACGGTAACGTGGGTGCGGTGGTTTACCTAACGGTACTTTCATTCGTGAGCTACCAAACGTTCTTCCTTGTGATTGCAGCAACAGCGGTACTTGGCTTCCTGACTCTAATGTTTATGGAAGAGCCAAATGGTCAAATTGCTGAGGTAAATGACGATGGTAGCGTGACGTTAATTAACGTATCGAGCTAACCACTCATTGAATGATATCGGGAGAAGGAGCCGGGATTGCGACACTCGGTGACTTCGTTCAAAAGCTCTTGTTTCTGACCGGAGCTTTTGTTCTTTCCCTTCCTTTTCAAACAATGAGCAGATAGGAGCAAGGACGTTATGACTCTCTCATTTAGCCAAAGCCAAACAGCAGCTGATACAAATACAAGCCAAGACGCGGAACAAGGTATTCATCCGCAGGCAAGCAATCAACTCAA
Encoded proteins:
- a CDS encoding molybdopterin oxidoreductase family protein, which gives rise to MSSNKDWIKSTCAYCGVGCGIEVRPTASGKLEVRGDKEHPSNYGKLCTKGAALGDTVTPIGRLTQPMKRVASGQQLLPWGEASQLVADKFTQAIKEHGPDSVAFYVSGQLLTEDYYVANKLMKGFIGSANIDSNSRLCMASSVVGHKRAFGSDTVPVCYEDLEQAEVVVITGSNLAWCHPVLFQRLRAAKQANPAMKVIVIDPRYTDTCEIADIHLALESGSDVALFNGLLAYLDDHDKLAPDYIEKHTQGFTEAIRAATRYRYTENGWGDKSVSELTGLTEAQLKQFYSLFASNDKVLTIYSQGVNQSTQGCDKVNAILNCHLATGKIGKTGMGPFSVTGQPNAMGGREVGGLANTLAAHFEFGDPQSHQTVSEFWQTDNLATHAGLKAIDLFDAMNDGKIKAVWIMATNPVVSLPDSEKIKTALEKCPFVVVSDCIADTETTRLADVVLPAQGWSEKSGTVTNSERRISRQRRILPSPGEAKPDWWILKEVAQKMGFKEQFDYRHEGEIFKEYCEMTALGNETGKARDLCLIGLTKLDEKGYGELTPQQWPVLEYQPDIIEQRMFTDGEFFTESGKAQFIAVEHDKPIADTSVEFPLIMNTGRIRDQWHTMSRTGLAAGLGEHTPEPFVAMHPDTVAELNLDEFGLDAFNHATVNPVVRVRSAQGECQARLVVTKEMRREQVFMPIHWNAPTAKDSKPCDLILPHTDAASGQPEFKHTPVIVEPCGYRSEAALVSDKVMDCSGFDYWVRQRVEGGFLYRISSSKNSMELVIQLANTLEALPESDADAIKSLHYHGNKSFKNYGSAKLDQFGVKQAFVVNSKLDHDSIDWLVACLTREADEEFEAEFLSTLAK
- the rarD gene encoding EamA family transporter RarD; this translates as MSQLKALFDKYIHLMSDQSKGVAASILCSMLFACIPAYVQIQPDMGPSLISGGESHWLAVQRIIWSTMLFFILLFFTKRLALLWDALKQWRKWPKYLTSALLVAPQYWLFVWAPANGETLNLALGYFTMPIVMVLIGCFYYKDSLTKLQKVACYFALAGTIYTYVLASGLSWVVLVVALGYPVYFMFRKTNPMPTDIGLAVDHIMMLPWVVLAMFYLYPADHFMNLPATSYLYYLGLAIVSVTPMLLYLFAYSKLPVSLFGLMGYVEPTFIFIVGLLIGDSIALHEVPTYLLISFALIALVLDGYKRMKASRLAKQERS
- a CDS encoding NarK family nitrate/nitrite MFS transporter, which translates into the protein MDNSKFSLLSFTGKMKILHLSWIAFFITFVVWFNFAPLLQMVKTSLGLTTEEIKTLLILNVALTIPARVAIGMLTDRYGPRLVYSALLAICSIPCFMFALADSFMQAAIARFLLGFIGAGFVVGIRLVSEWFPHNELGTAEGIYGGWGNFGSAAAAFTLPTLALVFGGEDGWRYAVGVTGAMSLLFSVIFYKNVSDTPKGSTYFKPAQVTAMEVTSKGDFFFLLIMKIPMYAALALLAWKLSPSGIGMLSDSAVYGVYAVLAALYVYEVSQVWKVNKNVFKEEVPEIHQYKFKQVAVLNVLYFATFGSELAVVSMLPLFFSETFELTPVLAGMVASAYAFMNLMSRPGGGWISDKFGRKPTLLILTAGLAVGYFAMGQVDSTWPVWLAVVAAMACSFFVQAGEGAVFATVPLIKRRMTGQIAGMTGAYGNVGAVVYLTVLSFVSYQTFFLVIAATAVLGFLTLMFMEEPNGQIAEVNDDGSVTLINVSS
- the nirB gene encoding nitrite reductase large subunit NirB; translation: MSKQKIVVVGNGMVGHKFIDNIIQANSDQYEVITFSEESRLAYDRVQLTAYFNGKSADDLALTSEAYYQENGVKYLVNAKVTELDTENKAVVTNSGHRESYDKLILATGSFPFVPPIPGNDQEHCHVYRTIEDLDAIEFSSKQSKSGVVIGGGLLGLEAANAVKNLGLETHVVEFAPRLMAVQLDEGGGALLRRKIEDLGVQVHTEKATSEIVAGETARYRMNFADGTHLETDMIVFSAGIRPQDALARSSDIAIGERGGIVIDDYCQANIDDVYAIGECALWDNKIFGLVAPGYSMAKVAASHILSNGEDESSFTGADMSTKLKLLGVDVASIGEVHGKTEGAQSYTYNDEIEQVYKRLIISADGKKIVGAVLVGDAEAYGSLLQIKQNDMPLPENPSVLILPNLADDSGSAMGVEALPDSAVICSCFDVTKGDIKEAVSAGCTTMAALKESTNASTGCGGCSALAKQVLDSELSNLGVEVSNDICEHFAYSRQELTDIIRVNKIRTFDELLESHGQGLGCTVCKPAIGSILASYWNDYILEDEHIELQDTNDIYLGNMQKDGTYSVVPRIAGGEITPDRLIVLGEVAKEYNLYTKITGGQRVDLFGAQLNELPAIWKRLIDAGFETGHAYGKSVRTVKSCVGSTWCRYGVNDSVGLAIKLENRYKGLRSPHKIKFAVSGCTRECAEAQSKDIGVIATDKGWNLYVCGNGGMRPRHADLFATDLDEQTLIQYIDRVLMFYTRTADRLQRTSVWMENLEGGLDYLKEVVIEDKLNVAAELEADIALNIEKYQCEWKTTIENPAKMKRFQHYINSDEMDKSLSFITEREQRFPKPIINTDHDAERTQALNSSEQIEITEVS
- the nirD gene encoding nitrite reductase small subunit NirD, which codes for MENWTTVCSQEDLTPNAGVCAKVADHQVAIFYCKRSDKIYGLSNFDPIGKANVMSRGIIGSLSGEPYVASPLYKQHYHLETGACLEEPEHALTRFEVRRQGNDIQVLAPEALAN